A portion of the Corticium candelabrum chromosome 5, ooCorCand1.1, whole genome shotgun sequence genome contains these proteins:
- the LOC134179874 gene encoding meiosis-specific nuclear structural protein 1-like: MQEDELAKEMARLKWMQTRDEKFRQHIRENSVELRELEAKLRAGYMNRERAAQLAEKQALIEAIKSDDAYMTARMKEEYDRATAAELEQDRKKWEESVQYHRELEKQLDEQEQKKQKAYEEFLKEKLMIDEIVRKIYEEDKREIERRLEQQHATQQYVQEFLAKREGWKKLEKEQMEEENARILEFAKQQQAREEERQMKMKEREEAKAAVQKKLGDQIARQQQEEEEMEQIRNDLYMEQQEQIERQKERDDLEKQLRRRIELQAAHALQMQLKAEREQAQHAEEEHFREEMMAKFAEDDRLEQMNAQKRRMKQLEHRRAVERLIEDRRRQFQMEKEAEIKARQEEERLEELRKEIIEQERQKMLKEHATHLLGYLPKGVLRDEQEVGMLGTDFQRVYQESKRTDPFSDESWMM, encoded by the exons ATGCAAGAAGACGAACTGGCGAAG GAAATGGCAAGACTGAAGTGGATGCAGACAAGAGATGAGAAGTTTAGGCAACATATAAGAGAGAATAG TGTTGAGTTGAGAGAGCTTGAAGCTAAACTTCGTGCTGGTTACATGAATAGAGAGAGAGCTGCTCAACTTGCAGAAAAGCAGGCTCTGATTGAGGCAATAAAG TCAGATGATGCATATATGACTGCTCGAATGAAGGAAGAATATGATAGAGCCACTGCAGCTGAACTGGAGCAAGACAGGAAAAAATGGGAAGAAAGTGTTCAGTATCACCGCGAGCTTGAGAAGCAACTGGATGAGCAAGAGCAAAAGAAGCAAAAGGCTTATGAGGAATTTCTGAAGGAGAAACTGATGATTGATGAGATTGTGAGAAAAATATATGAGGAGGATAAGAG AGAAATAGAACGTCGTCTTGAACAGCAACATGCCACACAGCAGTATGTTCAAGAGTTTCTAGCAAAGCGAGAAGGGTGGAAGAAATTGGAAAAAGAACAGATGGAGGAAGAGAATGCTCGAATATTGGAGTTTGCAAAGCAACAGCAGGCCAGAGAAGAAGAGAGACAGATGAAAATGAAAGAGCGGGAGGAGGCAAAGGCTGCTGTGCAAAAGAAACTTGGTGATCAGATTGCtagacaacaacaagaagaagaagaaatggAACA AATCAGGAATGATTTGTACATGGAGCAGCAAGAACAAATAGAAAGGCAGAAAGAACGT GATGATTTAGAGAAGCAGCTACGCCGACGAATTGAATTGCAAGCAGCCCATGCCCTCCAAATGCAACTGAAAGCTGAAAGAGAACAAGCGCAGCATGCTGAGGAGGAACACTTCCGTGAAGAAATGATGGCAAAGTTTGCAGAAGATGATCGGCTGGAGCAAATGAATGCTCAAAAGAGGCGGATGAAACAACTGGAACACCGTCGTGCAGTTGAGAGATTGATTGAGGATAGACGAAGACAATTCCAAATGGAGAAAGAGGCGGAAATTAAAGCtagacaagaagaagaaagacttGAAGAGCTAAGGAAAGAGATAATTGAACAAGAAAGACAGAAGATGTTGAAAGAACATGCCACTCACTTGTTGGGCTATTTACCCAAG